The window ACCCGTTTTCACCTGTATGCCAAGGTTGCGAATCAGGATGTAGCCTTTGGCGTGCGCGATATTTCCGTGGAATCGCTCGGGTTGTCCGTTGAGGGAAGGCTCACCGTGGGCATGCAGTTCAGCGTGTATATCTTCCGCGGCGAAGTGCCCGTGGCCAGCAACCTGCGCGTGCAGGTGGTGCACTATGAAAAGGGGTACGCCCGCTGTTCCTATGTGGACCTGACCCGTGGGCAGGCCCAGTCCCTGCAGCGCATCGTGACCCGCCGTCTTGTGGCGGGCGCTCCCATACAGCGCCGCAGGATGTATTCCTAACGCCGGTCCAGTCGCTTCATGGCTTCGTCCAGATGGGCCAGCCAGATATCTGCCAGAACATCGTATTCCCCGGCTCCCTTGAGCACTGCCTCGCAGGCGATTCCGGCCCGCTCCAGCACGTTTTTCCATGAATGGTCGGCCTTGCCCACCATGTCTTTGGATGCGTGATGCCCCGCGCCGAACAGGAAGGGAAGCAGAAACGCCTTTTCCACACCGCGCTCCAGCAGGGTGTCGCGTATTTTTTCTATACCCGGCTCGGCTTCCAGCGCGCCAACGAACACGTCCGGGTCGCGCAGCTGGATACAGTGATGCAGCCCTTCGTAGTAGACGTTGCCGGGGTGCAGGGTCCCATGCCCCATGAGCAGCACGGCCTCGCGTTTTTTCCTGTGCGCGGGCAGCACCGAGAGTATGGCCCCGGCCACCTGTTCGATGTCCTCTTCCCCGGCCAGCAGGGGAAAGCCCACCTCCACGCGTTCAAAGCCGTTTTCGCGCAGCATGAACTTGCTGGCCAGTGGCAGCAGGTCGTGAAATTCCGAGCCCGGGATCATGTGCAGGGACTGCACGGCCACGCGCCGCACATTCAGCTGCAGTAACCGTTGCAGTGCTTCGGCCACGGAGTCGGCCTGTTCGCCTGCTCGAGTCATGCGTCCGCGTATTGTCCGGGATGTGTAGGCTTTGAGTACGGGTACGCCCGGCCATGCGGTCCGGACGCGTTCGACCATATGGTCGAGTGCGGCCACCGAGTTTTGGTGGCGCGAACCATACGAGGCAAGTATTATGGCGTTATTCATGCGTATTTTTGCGTACCAGCGCCAGACTGAAATAGTGCGGCCGTTCCGGGGCGTCCTTGATGTCCATGAGTATGGATTCGTTGTCCATGCCCAGGCGTGAAACCAGCACGGTCCTGTCGTTCAGGCGCAATTCATTCAATGTGTCGCGTATTTCAGCGAAGTTCTTGTAGGCCTTCAGGATAACGGCATTGTCCGCTTTGTCCAGTAGTTCCTTGAGCCGTTCCTTTTTGCACACGCCCGATGTGAGCACAAGGCTTTCCTCGGACTCGGCCAGCACGAACCCCACGCGCGCCGCTGCTGCCTGATAGGAGGTGATGCCCGGAACAACGCCGATGCGCAGGTCGGGTTCCAGCCGTTTGAGCATGTTTTGCAGGTAGCCGAAGGTACTGTATGTCAGCGGGTCGCCCAGGGTAAGGAAAACCCCATCGTTTCCTGCATGCAGCTCCCTGGCCACGATGCGGGCGTTGGCTTCCCACGCGCTTTGCAGTACGGCCTTGTCCCGCGTCATGGGAAAGCCGAGTTGCACCACGCGCACGTCTTCGCGCATGTGGGGGCGGGCGATGTTCAGGGCCGTGGAATAATCGTTCTTGGTGGATGCGGCCGCAAATACCACATTCGCGTTGTGGATCATTCTGACTGCCTTGAAGGTCAGCAGTTCCGGGTCGCCGGGGCCGACACCGATGCCGTGCAGCATGCCGGGCTTTGTCATGGTTTGTCCTTTATGCCTGTTTGTTCAGGGAGTGTGATGTTTTTCATTGTTCGGTCTTGGCGGGCAGGCGCAGCAGGGAGCGCAGAGTGGCGATGCCTTCAAGCAGCCGCATGGTGGGGCGCGACACGATGTCCTCGCTGACCGTATATACTCGTCCTTCGCGCACGGCCTTGACCGCTGCGAACCCGGGCGTTTGTTTTATGTCCGCTGATGAAGTCCTGTTCATGGTTCCGGTCTGGGCCAGATACACGTCGATATCCGCGCCGTGGGCGATGATCCGTTCGGCACCGTATTCGGCGATGTTGGTGCCATGTCTCGGCGTTGCATCCTGTGCCGCGTTGATGCCTCCGGCCGCGGCAAGGGCGAACATGGCCGTGGAATCCGGTGAAAAAGTGCTCAGCTTGCGGTGGATGGATTCGAAAAAGACTGTGGGCCGCTGTTGCATGGGGATTGTTTCAGTGGCTTTTTTCAAATCGGCCAGCCGGGTCTTGAAGTTTGTGACCATGGATTCGGCTTGTTGCCTTGCCCCGGTAAGCGTGCCGAGGGTTCGCCAGTAGTCGTAGGTGGCCTTCATGCCCATGGGCTGGAGCGCGGCCACGGTCACGCCCGCTTTTTCCAGTCCTTGCCATAATGCCGGATAGGCACGCCAATGCATGGGCCGCACCAGCACGAGGTCGGGCCGGGCGGCCAGAAAGCGTTCGATGCCGTCGCGGGCGTTGAAGCGCGGCCGCGTGGTGATTTGCGCCGGATAGTCGTCGCTGCGCGATATGCCGATGAGCGCGTTTGCGCGTCCCAGCGAGCAGATATTTTCCGTGTGTGCGCCGTACAGGGAGATGATGCGTGTAAACGGCTTGGGCACGGCGATTGTTCTGCCCACGGAGTCCGTGACCACGGTGTGCGCACGTGCCTCTCCGACCATGATCGGCAGTATGGCCACCAGAAAAAGAATTGCCACGCGCATACGGATCATGGCGTAGCCTTTTGTTTGAAGGACACGGCCAGCGAGCCGGAAAATTCGTCCCGGTACACCCGGCAGTCCACGCCGAAGACTTCGCGCACGGCCTGCGTGGTCAGGGTTTGAGCCAGCGGCCCGGACGAATGGACGCATCCGTTGTGCAGAAACACGATGTTGTCGGCAAAGGCCGCCGCATGGTTGAGGTCGTGCAGCACGGCCACCACGGTTTTGTCTTCCCTGCGGACCAATGTGCGCAAGGCCTGCAAGGTGCGCAGGGTGTGGCGGATGTCCTGATTGGCCGTGGGTTCATCCAGCAGCAGGACCGGCGTGTCCTGTGCCAGTGCGCGGGCCAGCATGGTGCGCTGGCGTTCGCCGCCCGAAAGGTCCGTGATGCGCCGCTGAGCGAGTTGGGCGACGTCCATGGTTTGCATGGCCTCGTCGGTCAGTGCCTGATCGGTCCAGTCCGGGGTCATAAAGCGTGGAATGTGCGGGTGTCGCCCCATGAATACTGTTTCGCGTACGCTGAAAGGAAAGGAAACGTTGTGGAATTGCGGCATGAGCGCGGTACGTTGCGCCATTTCAAGGGGGTTCATGGCCGACACGGGTGAACCGAATAGGGTTATGGAGCCGGATTGCGGCTTGCGCTGTCCGGTCATGAGGTCCAGCAAGGTGGATTTGCCGCTGCCGTTGGGGCCGACCACGGCTGTGAACGCTTTGCTTGCAATGGTCAGGTCCAGCCCGTCAAAGAGCGGTTGCCCGTGGCCGAAGTGCAGACCGCGGATGGTATAGGCGGGACCGTTCATGTTATCTCCGGGCCAGTTTGCGGCTGAATATGAAACAGAACACCGGGCCGCCGATGAGGGCTGTGAGCACGCCCACCGGAACTTCATGGGGGAGCACGGCGCGGGTCAGCGTGTCCGCACCCAGCAGCAGTATGGCCCCGCCCAGCCCTGAGGCCGGGAGCAGCAGTCGGTTGTCCGGGCCGCAGGCAAGGCGCATGAGGTGCGGCACGATCAGGCCCACGAAGCCGATGATGCCGGATACGGCCACACAGGCCGCGGCCATGAACGTGGCGATGCCCAGCAGCGCGGCACGCGTCATTTCCGTATTCACGCCCAGCGAGCGGGCCGTGGTGTCGCCCATGGACATGATGTTCATGTCCCGGGCCAGGAAAAGGCAGGCCGCAAGTCCGACCCCGGCCACGATCACGGCCAGCAGCGCCTCGGCCCATGTTTTGGCCGCAAAACTGCCCATGAGCCAGTATATGATCACGGAAACCCGCTCGTCGGCCATGTACTTCATGAAGCTGATGCCCGCCGAGAGCATGGCCGAGACAATGACGCCGGAAAGAATCAGGTTGGTGGGTGAAAGCCTGTGGGTGCTGCCGGCAATGGCCATGACCCCCAGCAGGGTGGTGGCGGCACCGATGAAGGCGCATGCGCCCACGGACCATACTCCCGCGAAATCCAGCCCCAGCAGCAGGGCCAGCGACGCGCCGAACGCGGCTCCCGAGGAAACGCCCAACGTGAACGGTTCGGCCAGCGGATTGAGCAGCACGCCCTGAAACGCTGTTCCTGCAACGGCAAGGCCGAAGCCCGCGGCTGCCGCCGTGATGATGCGCGGCAGCCGCACATTGAAGATCACTTCCGAAATCATGGGGTTGGAAAAGGGTTCCGCTCCCCACACGCGTTCCGCCAGCACCGAAAGAACCGTGGCCGGTTCAACGGGGATGAAGCCCATGCCCGTGGCCGCCACCATCAGGCACAGCAGTGTACCCGAGAGGACGGCGACCCAGAATACGGGTTTTCCGGCGGCGATGCAGGGAGCGGTCATATGCATTGTCCTCTGGAATGGCCTATCGGGCCATGGCGTCCTTGAGGTGCTCCACATAGAGTTGCGCCCATTCGGGAACAACACCCAGTCCGCGCAGCTCGGTGTGCACGTCGAAGCCTTCCTTGGTCAGCATGACCTTCCAGGAGTCGTCCTCGGCTCCGGCCATGTCGTTGCTGGCATGGTCGCCGGCCACGATCATCAGCGGTTTCATGAGCACGCTTTTCTTGCCCGTAGCCTTGAGTGCGGCCAGAGCCTCGTCGAATCCGGGGAATCCTTCCACGCAGCCGATGATCACGGGCCAGCCGTATTCCTGCTGCAGGACAGACTGGAACTCGGCATAAATGCCCGTGGAGAAGAAGTCGTTGCCGTGGCCCATGTAGATCAGTGCGGCATCCATTTTTCTGGCCTGTTCCACGTCGGTTTTCAGGGCTTTGGCGGCCACGGCCAGGTCGGTTTTGTAGGGGTGGCCTTCACCAGGCATGCCCAGTGCCGGTCTGCCCAGTGCCAGCCGGGCAAACGGGGTGTGTCGGGGCTTGAGCGCATGAATGGAGCGCAGGCCAGCCAGCAGGGTCACGGTGTCGTGGAATTCCTCGCCCGCAAAAACGTGCAGGGACTGGACCGTTATGTCGCGGTAGCCCATGTTCTGCAGGTCCGCAATGGTGGCCAGCGGGGTCCTCACGTGCAGCACCTCGGCCGGAATGCCGGGGTTGGTCTTTTGCCACGCCTTGTCCTGGCTGCGTTCGATCCAGATTTTGCGGATGATGTTGGAGGTGAAGGCCAGCTTGACCGGCACGTTGGGAAAAGCCTTTTGCACGGCTTTCTGAATGGCCAGAATGGAAGTGATGGCTTCGGGGTAGGAAGTTCCGAATGCCGTAAGAACAATGGCTTTTTTGCCAGAGCCTTTTTCGTTGCCGTGGCCTGCGTTTGCCGCAGTAGCCGCCAGCAGCAGGCTCAGAGCCATCAGTGTGACCAGAAGCCGTTTGCATGAGTTGTGCATTGATTCCTCCGACTGTTGGGAGGGGCTGGTTGAATGAAGTGTGCATAAGGAAAAGGCGTAAAGACTGCGCCTGCACTGATGTGTCCGTTCGGCAATTGCCCCGTTGCCGTCGAACTCTCCTCGGACAGGCTTCGGGCAGGTCTTCCGGCTTCCCTCCCTGTTTTCGGCCTTCCCGGGGAAACCCCAGTGGCATACGAAGAAAACAGGTTGTCGAGGATTACGGCGGCGGGACCGCTCCCGATTCACACGGGATTCCCTATCAAGTCCTTGCGGACACCTGAAGCAGAGCCGTTGTATTCAAGGGGGGTGAACGGTGTCAAGTTACGAGGAACGTTCATCCATCTTTTGCAGCAATTCTTCGGTATCCACCACCAGGGCGTCGGATTCGCCCATCATGCCGTAGCCGAGCAGGGGTACGTCGAAGACTTCTTCCACGGGCACGGTGAAGCGGGTGATGACCACCTGTTGCTGGCGGATCACGTCGTCTACCATGATGGCGGCCTTGTAGTCGCCGGTGCGGACCACCACGGTCTGGGATTTGTCCACGTCCTGAATCTCGGGAACGATGCCCAGATGGTCGCCGAGGCGCAGCAGGGAGTGCACTTCCCCGCGCACGTCCACGGTTTCGCGTCCGTCGGGAAGCTCAACCACTTCGTTGGTGTTGGGCACGTAGATTTCCACCACGTCGCGGCTGGGTATGATGAAGGTTTCTCCACCGACCCTGCATACCAGCGCTTCCACGATGCCTTCATTGGCCGAGCGGTCGAGCGGAATGCTGATGATGAACGCCGCGCCCTTGCCCAGCGTGCTTTCGATGGTGATGTCGCCGTCAAGGGATACGCGGATGGCGTTGACCACCGCGTCCATGCCCACGCCGCGGCCGGACACGTCCGTGATCTTTTCCGCAGTGCTGAACCCGGACATGAGCACGAATTGGAGAATTTCATCTTCGGTGTATTCGGTATCCGGGTCGGCAAGGCCTTTTTCCAGCGCCTTGGCCTTTATTCTTTCCGGATCAAGGCCTCGTCCGTCATCACGCACTTCGATGTATGCGAATTCGCCCTTGCGCCATGCCGAGAGTTTTACGCTGCCGGTTTCGGGCTTTCCTGCCTCGATACGGCCTTCGGTGGTTTCAAGACCATGGTCCACTGCGTTGCGCAACAGATGCACCAGCGGTTCGTTCAGGGATTCCACGATGGTTTTGTCCAGGGCCAGACTTTCACCGGACATTTCGAAATCAAGCTTTTTGCCGATTTTCTGGCTCAGGCTTTTCACCAATCGATGCATGGGCATGAAAATTTGTTTGAGCGGAACGAGCCTGATGGCGTCCACCTCGAACTGGAGCTTGCTGATGACGTTGTCCAGTTCCCGGAGGCTGGCCATGACCTTGGAGTCGATGCCCAGACCGCCTTGGGCGATGACCGCATAGGTGACCATGAGCTTGCCCACCAGTTCGATGACCCGGTCCAGCCGGTCCGTGCTCACACGAATGGAGGAAATGGCCTGTGCCGCGAGGCCTTTCTCCTGTGGCGCGTCCTTGGATTTGACGGCGGGTTTGGCTGCCTGTTCGGCAGGGGGATCGGTTTGCTCCGCTTCGCCCGTGGTGGCAGCTTCGCCGCCCATGGCCGCGGCAATGGCTTCCTCGGATTCCTGTTCGGCTGTTTCCGCCTGTCTGGATTGTTCGGCTACAGCTTCGGAATCCAAGACCGCCGGTCCCTGATCCAGTATGCCTGCCAGGGAGTGCAGGAATTGCTTTTGTGCATCCACGACGTTCAGCATGGACGTTATGATTTCCGTGCTTACGGGCGTGATGCCGTCGTTGAGCATGTCCAATATGGCGATGATTTGTGCGGACTGGATTTTCATCCGCGAGAGTCCGAGCGAGGCCAGCACCTCGTCGACGTTGCCGCCCCCGGCCGCTTCCAATGCCAGAACTTCGTTCTCCAGCGCTTCTATACACTCAAGGATGGCTTCGCGCATGGTCAGTTGTTCTCCGTGCCGGGAGCCGCGTTTGTGAAATAGGATTCTTCATCGGGGTGGACGGCGACCCTGTCGTCCATGCCCCAGGAGTAAAACGTCGTCTTGCAGGCCGGGCACATGCCGAAGACGGCGATTTTGAAAGCTTCCGAGTATGCGGCTATGGTTTCCCATGCCGCGGAGTTGAAGGTGAGCACACGGCTCAGGTCCAGCAGGATGCTGCTTCCGGGGTCCGCCTGCATGATGGCTGAAGTAAGCAGATCCCTTTGCGGGGCAAGGTGAACCCGGGCGTCTTTGACGCGCAGCACGAGCACTCCCTGTTTTTCTTCGGTGTCCACACCGTCGAAGGCCAAAGCCTCGTCCTGCGGCCCTGACCCGGAAGCCTCGTCTATCTTGCCGAGAATTTCGTTGGGCTCTTCCTCATCGGGCACGCCTTCGTCGCGGATCTGTTCCACCACCTGAAAGATCATGTTCACGGCGCGGGAGAGCAGGGTGATGTTCTCCGACGACTGCTCTACGCTCCCAGCCTGAACTTTCTTGAGAAAGTCTTCCACCTTGTGCGTGAAGCCCGATGCGTATTCGAACCCGGACATGAACCCGGTGACACCCTTGATGGTGTGCAACGGGCGCGAAAGAATTTCTATTCCTTCGCCGAGGTCGCCGCCTTCGAGCATGTCGATGCCTTCAAGCACCTGTGGGTAGTATTTGTCGTTGACCTCCGAAAAGAATTCGTCAACCAACGCATCTTCTTCACTCATGAATGATGGTCCCCGGCTTGCGGGTTACTCCTTGAGCAACCCCAGTTTTTCGAGTTCGACGAAGAGCTTGTCCTTATCCACGGGTTTGACGATATATCCGGATGCCTCGCCTTCGTGAAACGATTTGATCACGGTTTTCGGATCGTCCAGGGCCGAGGTCATGACTACCTTGACCCGTGGGCTCAGTTTTTCATCCCGCTCCAGGGTGCGAATCTGTTCCAGAGCCTCGATTCCGTCCACCTCTGGCATCATGATGTCCATGAGGATGAGTGAATATGGATTTCCCTCGCTGTGGGCCAGCTTGAAAGCGTCAACCGCCTCCTTGCCGTTGACAACGATGTCTATCTCGAAAAGGCTCATAAGAAAGGACCGCAAGACTTTTCTGCTCAGGAATTCATCTTCGACTATCAGGGCCCGCATGCCTGCTCCGTTGCCTGTTTTGGTTTAATATTCCGTAGGATCACTTTGTTCTCAAAAACGAGTAAAAGTCAACCGGGCTTCCAAGAAAATAATGTTACTACTTGCGTTTAAAGTTCTTTGTCGATACGACCGCGAACATGAACATACCAGTGACACAACGGCGCAGGGAGCGCATTGAACAGGTGTTGGCCAAGCGGCAGCCCGACCTGACTCTTGTCATGGATAATATATGGGATCCGCACAATGTTTCCGCGGTGTTGCGCAGTTGCGACGCATTCGGAGTCCACGAAGTCCAGTTGTATTATACAACGTCGCCGTGGCCGGATCTTGGCAAGCGCACCTCGGCTTCGGCAAAGAAATGGGTCCGGAGGATTCGTCATAACGACGGCCCGGGCATGATCCAATCCCTGCGCGACAGGGGGTATCAGATATTGCGCACCGGGTTTTCGGAAACGGCCCGGCCGGTCATGGCTTTCGATTACACGATCCCCACGGCCATCATCCTGAGCAACGAACACGACGGAACCGCGCCCGAGCTTGCGGAATTGGTTTCCGATGAAGTATACATTCCCATGCAGGGAATGGTGCAGAGCTTCAATGTGTCCGTTGCAGCGGCTATCATTTTGTATCAGGCCTTTTTGCAGCGCAACGAAGCCGGGATGTATGACTCCCCGCGTTTCGACGACGATGAGTTCCGGGCGCTCTGCAAGGATTGGTACAGTCGATGAAATGGTGTCTTTCCACGTTAACCTTGTGGAGCAACAGTGCAGAACGTGCTTGATTGCCTGAGCCGCGGAGGGGTGGCCGTCTATCCGACCGAAACGTTGTACGCCCTGGGGTGTGCGGCCACGGATCAGGACGCCTGTGCGCGGGTGGTGGCCCTCAAGAAACGACCGCAAATCAAGCCGTTGCCGTTGATCATCGGATGGCAGGGCGGGCTTGAGCTGGTCACGGACCACGTCCCGTTTTCATTGATCTCACTTGCGGAGCACTTCTGGCCCGGCCCCCTGTCGGTTTTGGTGCGTGCCCGTGAATCCCTTGCCCCGCAGGTGTCCGACAAACAGGGATTCACTTCGGTGCGGCTCAGTCCGCATCCTGTTGCCGCGGCCCTGAGCCGCGAATTGGGCGTGCCCCTGGTGGCCACCAGCGCCAATATCAGCGGGCATGAAGCCACGGCCGATCCCGAAGCGCTTGATCCCGATCTTCTGGCCGGGGTGGACGCGAGCTACCTCGACGCTCCATTGCCGTTGGGCGGTGCCCCGTCCACGGTGATCCGGCCGGGAAACGACAACGAAATAGAGGTCGTTCGTGCAGGCGCCGTTGCCGTGCACATGCTCGAGGCCGAAGGATTCGTCATCACCAATCGATAATTCACGGGAGAGAGCGTATGCCGGACGACATGGCCAGAGACCAACCGCTTGTCCTTGTGGTCGAGGACAGCAGGATGGTGTTGCAGGAAATATCGCGCCGCCTTCTTGATACCCGTGAATTCAGGGTCGTAACCGCAACAACTCTTGCCGAAGCCGAACAGGTCATGGCCGAGGCCGGCCAGGACATCTTCTTTTCCATTCTCGACGTGACGCTTCCGGATGCCCCGGACGGCGAAGTCGTGGACCACGCCTGTGCGCGGGGCATACCTTCCATTGTTTTTACCGCCAATCTGGACGAGGAACTGCGTACCGAAATCCTTTCCAAGAATATCATCGATTATGTGGTCAAGGACAGGACCGCAGTGCGGCAACTCGTGGAACAGGCACTGCGGCTTAAGCGCAACCGGGGCGTTCGCACCATGGTTGTGGATGATTCCCCATCGTTCCGTTCGTTCATCCGTCAGCTTCTGGAGCGCCAGATGTTCGAGGTGGTGGAAGCCTCGAGCGGCAAAGAGGGCATGGATGTCCTTGCCGCCCACGACGACATGCAGCTCGCCATCGTGGATTATGAAATGCCGGGTATGAGCGGGTTGGAACTGGTTCGGCAATTACGCGCCCAACGCGGCCGCGACAGGCTCGCCGTGATCGGTGTCTCGGCCCGTGTGACGGAACCTCTTTCGGCCTGGTTCATCAAGAGCGGAGCCAATGACTTTCTGCACAAGCCCTTTACCGAGGAGGAATTCAACTGCCGGGTGTTGCAAAACATGGACATGCTGCACATGGTTCGCGAACTCAAGCGCCACGACGAGGAAAAGAACCGGTTCCTTGGTGTGGTGGCCCATGACCTGCGCACGCCCATCAACGGCATGAGCGGTTTTCTGGATATGCTGCTGGAAGGCCAATCCGATCCCCTTTCCGAAGACCAGCGGGAGATTCTGGAGATAGTGCAGACGTCCACCGACAACATGCTGCACATGGTCAATGATCTGCTTGACGTTTCGGTCATTCATTCCGGCAGGCTCGACCTGCGCATTGCGGCCACGGATTTTGCGGCGCTGGTTGCGGAGCGGGTCCGTATTCAGAATTTTGCCGCGTCCCAAAAGAGCATTTCCATCGAGATGGAGAGTGACGCGCTGCCCCCTCTGAACATTGACGCGCGGCGTATGGCCCAGATGGTGGACAACCTGCTTTCCAACGCCATCAAATATTCACCCCACGGGAGCACCACGCGGGTCTGGGTGAGGCGTGAGGATGACGTGGTGCATTTCGTGGTCGTGGATGAGGGGCCGGGTATTTCCGTGGAGGACCAGACCCGGTTGTTCCAGAGCTTTGCCCGTACCGGGAACCAGCCCACCGGCGACGAACTCAGCGTGGGCCTTGGCCTGATGATCGTGCGCAGCATCGTCCAGGCCCATGGCGGTGATGTATGGGTGGAATCCGACGTGGGCAACGGGGCGGAATTTCACGTGACCCTGCCGTTGGCTGCAGACACGGGTGGGTGAAAAAATTTGAACACGCATGGCCCCAAAAGCCGCGTTTTCAGGTCTGCGGTTCAAAAAACGAAACTCTGGATAGTGATATTTTTTTTCGGTGAAGGTGTCCCGTCTGTATATTAGTGCTTGAAAATATTGATTTAAAGATTAATTTTTTTGGTGTTTCCCTTTGTGGCATGCAGGTTGCAAATTTGAAAGCATCCTTCTTTTGCATAGCGATTCGAAAAAAGCTCTCCGGCCATATGTCGGAGGCTTTTTTCGTTTTGAAAAGAGCCTTTCCGTGGTTTGGTTTGACATGCGGCCGGGCTTGGGCAACTCTTGATCGTACAAGGAGATTTTATGCAGAAC is drawn from Pseudodesulfovibrio senegalensis and contains these coding sequences:
- a CDS encoding hybrid sensor histidine kinase/response regulator, giving the protein MPDDMARDQPLVLVVEDSRMVLQEISRRLLDTREFRVVTATTLAEAEQVMAEAGQDIFFSILDVTLPDAPDGEVVDHACARGIPSIVFTANLDEELRTEILSKNIIDYVVKDRTAVRQLVEQALRLKRNRGVRTMVVDDSPSFRSFIRQLLERQMFEVVEASSGKEGMDVLAAHDDMQLAIVDYEMPGMSGLELVRQLRAQRGRDRLAVIGVSARVTEPLSAWFIKSGANDFLHKPFTEEEFNCRVLQNMDMLHMVRELKRHDEEKNRFLGVVAHDLRTPINGMSGFLDMLLEGQSDPLSEDQREILEIVQTSTDNMLHMVNDLLDVSVIHSGRLDLRIAATDFAALVAERVRIQNFAASQKSISIEMESDALPPLNIDARRMAQMVDNLLSNAIKYSPHGSTTRVWVRREDDVVHFVVVDEGPGISVEDQTRLFQSFARTGNQPTGDELSVGLGLMIVRSIVQAHGGDVWVESDVGNGAEFHVTLPLAADTGG